DNA from bacterium:
TGCAGCTCGCTCCCCTCTTTGAATCGGTTGAAGATCAACTCGAGCCTTGCCACCTGCGCCTTCACAGACGCCATATCCGCCTCGAACTCCTCCGCGCTCCTGCCGTAGGCCACCACCTTGAACGGAATGCCGCCCATGGGGAAGAATGTGGCCTCGCGCCTCGCTGGCTCGCTCCTCATGACCAGGAAAGCCAGAAACACAAAGGCGCCCGTAACGACAGCGACGGATAAAACTTTGGATGCGCGCTTCATACGCCTGCGACTCTTATGTGCAAAACACAAGCTGTCAAGGCAGCTTTACATCCCCCTCCATATGAATATAGTGCATCCCGATATGCGCAGAGCATCCGTCATAATCGCCTTCTTTGCAGTTCTCCTGCTGCCCTCCCTTGCGCCGGCGGCCTTTCCAAAACCGCAGGGCTTTGTGAACGACTTCGCCTCCGTCATCTCCGCCAAAACCAGGGGAAAGATGGAGTCCATGCTTGTCGCGTTCCAGGGACAGACCGGGATCGAGGTGGCGGTCGTCACCCTCCCCTCGCTCGACGGCGAGCCGATCGAGAACGCCGCCGTGAAGCTCTTTCAGGAATGGGGGATCGGAAAGAAGGGCCGCGACAACGGCGCGCTCTTCCTCATCGCCCCAACCGAACGCAAGGCCCGCATCGAGGTGGGCTACGGCCTCGAAGGCGCGATCAACGACGCGCTCGCGGGGAGATTGCTGGACGAGGCTGTGTTGCCGAAATTCAGGGAAGGCGACATGGACGCGGGAATCGCCTCCGGAGCGATCGCGATAGTGGACACGATTTCGAAGAAAGAGGGGGTCGCGTTCGACGCAGCTTCCGCCTTCGGCTCCGGCGCACCCGCAGTCTACGGGAAAGAAAAAGAGAAAAGCGGGCCGCTCCAGAAGATTTTCAAGGTTATCGTGATGATCATCATGATCATCGTCTTCATCCGCCACCCGTGGCTGTTCCTGCTCATCATGAGCAGCGGAAGAGGCGGAGGCGGTGGCGGCGGCTTCAGCGGGGGGTTCGGAGGATTCGGCGGCGGGATGTCCGGCGGCGGAGGGGCAAGCAGGGGATGGTAACCTGGCGGAGGAAAAGATGACACCACACGAACTTGCACGGGAACTCGAGCGGGTGTACGGCGCGGACCTCAAGGCGGTCGTGCTCTACGGATCCGCGGTCGGCAGGGACTACTCCAAGAAATACTCGGACTACAACGTGTTCTGCGTCCTCTCCGAAGCCACGCCCGCGC
Protein-coding regions in this window:
- a CDS encoding TPM domain-containing protein; this translates as MRRASVIIAFFAVLLLPSLAPAAFPKPQGFVNDFASVISAKTRGKMESMLVAFQGQTGIEVAVVTLPSLDGEPIENAAVKLFQEWGIGKKGRDNGALFLIAPTERKARIEVGYGLEGAINDALAGRLLDEAVLPKFREGDMDAGIASGAIAIVDTISKKEGVAFDAASAFGSGAPAVYGKEKEKSGPLQKIFKVIVMIIMIIVFIRHPWLFLLIMSSGRGGGGGGGFSGGFGGFGGGMSGGGGASRGW